A genomic stretch from Dissulfurispira thermophila includes:
- a CDS encoding mechanosensitive ion channel family protein, translating to MNIDLKGIFIPAIAALIAAFLMFMARSVAFRLLHKWAERTETKFDDIIIKSFKVPSLYWCIAIGLYIGVAVSKLPERYVFYFSKAIHIIVILSITIATANLSGKIFRNYIQKSELPIPTTGLAYGILKGTILIIGFLIMLTVMGISITPLITALGVGGLAVALALQDTLTNLFAGIHILVEKSIRVGDFIKLETGQEGYVEDITWRTTRIRMLPNNMVIIPNSKLSQSIVTNYYLPEKRMSLLIPIGVSYSSDPEKVERVLIEEAKKAVGEIPGLLGDPEPFVRFIPGFGDSSLDFTLICQVQEFVDQYFAQHELRKRIFRRFKEEGIEIPFPHRTVYLREEKEWQK from the coding sequence ATGAATATTGACTTGAAAGGGATATTTATCCCAGCCATCGCAGCCCTGATAGCGGCATTCCTGATGTTCATGGCGAGGAGTGTTGCTTTCAGACTTCTTCATAAGTGGGCGGAAAGGACAGAGACAAAGTTCGATGACATTATAATCAAGTCCTTTAAGGTTCCCTCACTATATTGGTGCATTGCCATCGGACTTTACATAGGCGTTGCTGTTTCTAAGCTCCCGGAACGATATGTTTTCTATTTCAGCAAGGCAATTCATATCATCGTAATATTATCCATCACGATTGCTACCGCAAATCTCTCAGGTAAGATATTCAGAAATTATATACAGAAGTCAGAGTTGCCAATTCCAACTACGGGCCTTGCATATGGGATATTGAAGGGGACGATACTTATTATAGGATTCCTGATAATGCTCACTGTCATGGGAATATCTATAACTCCCCTCATCACAGCCCTTGGAGTCGGAGGACTCGCCGTTGCCCTTGCCCTTCAGGATACGCTGACGAACCTCTTTGCAGGAATTCACATACTTGTTGAGAAATCTATAAGGGTCGGAGATTTTATAAAACTTGAGACAGGGCAGGAGGGTTATGTCGAGGACATCACGTGGAGGACAACGAGGATAAGGATGCTTCCGAATAATATGGTCATAATTCCGAACAGCAAGCTGTCGCAAAGCATTGTGACGAATTATTATCTGCCTGAAAAAAGGATGTCACTCTTGATTCCAATAGGTGTCAGCTATTCTTCTGACCCAGAAAAAGTTGAAAGGGTACTCATAGAAGAGGCGAAAAAGGCAGTGGGAGAAATCCCGGGACTGCTTGGAGACCCTGAGCCATTTGTGAGGTTTATTCCTGGTTTTGGAGATAGCTCTCTTGATTTTACACTTATATGTCAGGTTCAGGAATTTGTTGATCAGTATTTTGCACAGCATGAATTAAGAAAGAGGATATTCAGGAGGTTTAAAGAAGAAGGCATAGAGATTCCGTTCCCGCACAGGACGGTATATTTAAGGGAGGAAAAAGAGTGGCAGAAATGA